A genomic region of Arachis stenosperma cultivar V10309 chromosome 9, arast.V10309.gnm1.PFL2, whole genome shotgun sequence contains the following coding sequences:
- the LOC130950932 gene encoding protein SMAX1-LIKE 3-like isoform X1: MRGGICSIQLQALTPEAATVVKQAVSLATRRGHAQVTPLHVASAMLAASAGLLRKACLQCHSHPLQCKALELCFNVALNRLPASTQSPLLAPHHQYSSTPSLSNALVAAFKRAQAHQRRGSIENQQQQQQHILALKIEVEQLIISILDDPSVSRVMREAGFSSTVIKARVEQALSMEVSSQKESKESSIRPHQQQQVLGNGSNNNNVSPSSRPFGQLFIKNDDDEVVSVLNELVKRRRNTVIVGESLSNVEGVAKGVMEKFEVGNVPMELRYVQFVSLPLMYFRNISKEEVENKMMEIRSLVRSYVGRGLILYLGDLKWLFDFWSTFCSDESSKNLYCSLEHMVMEIKKLVCENNNGSRVWLLGISSFKTYMKCKISHPSLESIWELHPFTIPVGSLSLTLNFDSDFQGQERSNALFKNLTCCRDCSLNFEKEAQSITNNVSRKVSSVTTTTTLPTWLQNCKKEDKILIIEDEQENTIRLKEVCKKWNSFCNSVHNNNKRQISSSIHEKPVLFGSSTPSSPTSVSSSHELLAKSNNTHHHQSQHLINWPIISISTEEKVEPIRECELLYTENGSDENCCYDGNNLIMFMPDHREDNNNDNDNNALHPKPDLLSNPNSSPNSASSSEAVEGLDSTQMFKELNAENLKILSDALDRKVLHLQLPQHNKGKIVHEIASTILQCRSGMMSNKNRLVKREEEKQETWMVFLGLDHSSNQAKESVSKEIAKAVFGSYANFVTISMSNFLTDESKHCNKKKRPRNEFGSSYLQRFGEAVNENPHRVFFMEDLDQVDNFSQKGIKKAIESGSLMLPGCESVPLKDAIVIFSCESFFSSSSDECKGKGKENGDDDDNKMEEKSSMSLCLDLNIAIEDDASRGGDIIGILELVDKQINFSEQELS, from the exons ATGAGAGGAGGAATATGCAGTATTCAGCTTCAGGCTCTCACGCCTGAAGCTGCAACTGTTGTCAAGCAGGCAGTTAGTCTCGCGACGAGGAGGGGCCACGCACAAGTGACTCCTCTTCACGTCGCGAGCGCCATGCTGGCTGCATCTGCAGGCCTTCTAAGGAAGGCTTGCCTTCAGTGCCACTCGCACCCGCTTCAGTGCAAGGCGTTGGAGCTCTGCTTCAACGTTGCACTGAACCGGTTGCCGGCGTCCACTCAAAGCCCACTATTGGCACCTCATCACCAGTACTCTTCGACGCCGTCGCTGTCCAACGCGCTGGTGGCGGCGTTCAAGCGCGCGCAGGCTCACCAGCGCCGCGGATCCATTGAGAACcaacagcagcaacaacaacacaTCTTGGCTTTGAAGATTGAGGTGGAGCAACTCATAATCTCAATCCTTGATGACCCTAGCGTTAGTAGGGTCATGAGAGAAGCTGGTTTCTCAAGCACAGTTATCAAAGCTAGGGTTGAACAAGCTCTTTCAATGGAGGTTTCTTCACAGAAAGAGTCCAAGGAAAGCAGCATAAGGCCTCATCAGCAACAACAAGTTCTTGGTAATGGAAGCAATAACAACAATGTGTCACCGTCTTCTAGACCTTTTGGTCAGTTATTCATcaaaaatgatgatgatgaggtgGTTAGTGTGTTGAATGAGTTGGTGAAGAGGAGAAGGAACACAGTGATAGTGGGAGAGAGTTTAAGCAATGTTGAAGGAGTAGCGAAGGGAGTGATGGAGAAATTCGAGGTTGGGAATGTTCCAATGGAGTTAAGGTATGTTCAATTTGTGAGCCTTCCTTTGATGTATTTCAGGAACATTTCGAAAGAAGAGGTTGAAAACAAGATGATGGAGATTAGGAGCCTTGTGAGGAGCTATGTTGGGAGAGGGCTTATTCTCTACTTGGGTGATCTCAAATGGTTGTTTGACTTTTGGTCAACCTTTTGTTCTGATGAATCTTCAAAGAACTTGTATTGTTCTTTGGAGCATATGGTTATGGAGATCAAGAAATTGGTGTGTGAGAATAATAATGGTAGTAGGGTTTGGCTTTTGGGGATTTCAAGCTTTAAGACTTACATGAAGTGTAAGATTTCTCATCCTTCTTTGGAATCTATTTGGGAGCTTCATCCTTTCACTATTCCTGTTGGAAGCCTTAGCCTAACTTTAAACTTTGACAG TGATTTTCAAGGTCAAGAGAGAAGCAATGCATTATTCAAGAACCTAACTTGCTGTAGAGATTGTTcactaaattttgaaaaagaagctcaGAGCATAACCAATAATGTGAGCAGAAAAGTTAGCAGTGTTACTACTACTACCACCTTGCCAACATGGCTCCAAAATTGCAAAAAAGAAGACAAAATTCTCATAATAGAAGATGAG CAGGAAAATACAATAAGACTTAAGGAAGTGTGCAAGAAATGGAACTCATTTTGCAATTCAGttcacaacaacaacaagagaCAGATTTcatcatcaattcatgaaaaacCAGTTTTGTTTGGTTCATCAACTCCATCATCTCCAACTTCTGTTTCATCATCACATGAATTATTAGCAAAATCTAACAACactcatcatcaccaaagccaGCACCTAATAAACTGGCCAATCATAAGCATTTCCACTGAGGAAAAAGTAGAACCAATCAGAGAATGTGAGTTACTATACACTGAAAATGGCAGTGATGAAAATTGTTGCTATGATGGCAACAACCTCATCATGTTCATGCCAGATCATAGAGAAGACAATAACAATGACAATGACAATAATGCCCTCCACCCTAAGCCAGATCTCTTGTCAAATCCAAACTCAAGTCCAAACTCAGCTTCTTCAAGTGAAGCAGTTGAAGGCTTAGACAGCACTCAGATGTTCAAAGAACTCAATGCTGAGAATCTCAAGATTCTCTCTGATGCATTGGACAGAAAAGTTCTTCATCTTCAACTTCCACAACACAACAAAGGCAAGATTGTTCATGAGATTGCAAGCACCATCCTTCAATGCAGATCAGGAATGATGAGCAACAAAAACAGATTGgtgaagagagaagaagagaagcaaGAGACTTGGATGGTGTTCTTGGGTTTGGACCATTCTTCAAATCAAGCCAAGGAGAGTGTCTCAAAGGAGATAGCTAAGGCTGTGTTTGGATCTTATGCTAACTTTGTAACAATTTCCATGAGCAATTTCCTCACTGATGAATCCAAACACTGCAATAAGAAGAAGAGGCCAAGGAATGAGTTTGGAAGCAGTTATCTTCAGAGGTTTGGTGAGGCAGTTAATGAGAATCCTCATAGAGTGTTCTTCATGGAAGATTTGGATCAAGTTGATAACTTTTCCCAAAAGGGTATCAAGAAAGCCATCGAGAGTGGTAGTTTGATGCTTCCTGGTTGTGAATCTGTTCCTCTCAAGGATGCCATTGTCATTTTCAGCTGCGAAAGTTTCTTCAGTTCTTCTTCTGATGAATGCAAAGGCAAAGGGAAagagaatggtgatgatgatgataacaAGATGGAGGAGAAAAGTTCCATGAGCCTTTGTTTGGATCTGAATATTGCCATTGAAGATGATGCTTCTAGAGGTGGAGACATTATTGGTATCTTAGAGTTAGTTGATAAGCAAATTAATTTTAGTGAACAAGAATTATCATGA
- the LOC130950932 gene encoding protein SMAX1-LIKE 3-like isoform X2 — translation MRGGICSIQLQALTPEAATVVKQAVSLATRRGHAQVTPLHVASAMLAASAGLLRKACLQCHSHPLQCKALELCFNVALNRLPASTQSPLLAPHHQYSSTPSLSNALVAAFKRAQAHQRRGSIENQQQQQQHILALKIEVEQLIISILDDPSVSRVMREAGFSSTVIKARVEQALSMEVSSQKESKESSIRPHQQQQVLGNGSNNNNVSPSSRPFGQLFIKNDDDEVVSVLNELVKRRRNTVIVGESLSNVEGVAKGVMEKFEVGNVPMELRYVQFVSLPLMYFRNISKEEVENKMMEIRSLVRSYVGRGLILYLGDLKWLFDFWSTFCSDESSKNLYCSLEHMVMEIKKLVCENNNGSRVWLLGISSFKTYMKCKISHPSLESIWELHPFTIPVGSLSLTLNFDSDFQGQERSNALFKNLTCCRDCSLNFEKEAQSITNNVSRKVSSVTTTTTLPTWLQNCKKEDKILIIEDEENTIRLKEVCKKWNSFCNSVHNNNKRQISSSIHEKPVLFGSSTPSSPTSVSSSHELLAKSNNTHHHQSQHLINWPIISISTEEKVEPIRECELLYTENGSDENCCYDGNNLIMFMPDHREDNNNDNDNNALHPKPDLLSNPNSSPNSASSSEAVEGLDSTQMFKELNAENLKILSDALDRKVLHLQLPQHNKGKIVHEIASTILQCRSGMMSNKNRLVKREEEKQETWMVFLGLDHSSNQAKESVSKEIAKAVFGSYANFVTISMSNFLTDESKHCNKKKRPRNEFGSSYLQRFGEAVNENPHRVFFMEDLDQVDNFSQKGIKKAIESGSLMLPGCESVPLKDAIVIFSCESFFSSSSDECKGKGKENGDDDDNKMEEKSSMSLCLDLNIAIEDDASRGGDIIGILELVDKQINFSEQELS, via the exons ATGAGAGGAGGAATATGCAGTATTCAGCTTCAGGCTCTCACGCCTGAAGCTGCAACTGTTGTCAAGCAGGCAGTTAGTCTCGCGACGAGGAGGGGCCACGCACAAGTGACTCCTCTTCACGTCGCGAGCGCCATGCTGGCTGCATCTGCAGGCCTTCTAAGGAAGGCTTGCCTTCAGTGCCACTCGCACCCGCTTCAGTGCAAGGCGTTGGAGCTCTGCTTCAACGTTGCACTGAACCGGTTGCCGGCGTCCACTCAAAGCCCACTATTGGCACCTCATCACCAGTACTCTTCGACGCCGTCGCTGTCCAACGCGCTGGTGGCGGCGTTCAAGCGCGCGCAGGCTCACCAGCGCCGCGGATCCATTGAGAACcaacagcagcaacaacaacacaTCTTGGCTTTGAAGATTGAGGTGGAGCAACTCATAATCTCAATCCTTGATGACCCTAGCGTTAGTAGGGTCATGAGAGAAGCTGGTTTCTCAAGCACAGTTATCAAAGCTAGGGTTGAACAAGCTCTTTCAATGGAGGTTTCTTCACAGAAAGAGTCCAAGGAAAGCAGCATAAGGCCTCATCAGCAACAACAAGTTCTTGGTAATGGAAGCAATAACAACAATGTGTCACCGTCTTCTAGACCTTTTGGTCAGTTATTCATcaaaaatgatgatgatgaggtgGTTAGTGTGTTGAATGAGTTGGTGAAGAGGAGAAGGAACACAGTGATAGTGGGAGAGAGTTTAAGCAATGTTGAAGGAGTAGCGAAGGGAGTGATGGAGAAATTCGAGGTTGGGAATGTTCCAATGGAGTTAAGGTATGTTCAATTTGTGAGCCTTCCTTTGATGTATTTCAGGAACATTTCGAAAGAAGAGGTTGAAAACAAGATGATGGAGATTAGGAGCCTTGTGAGGAGCTATGTTGGGAGAGGGCTTATTCTCTACTTGGGTGATCTCAAATGGTTGTTTGACTTTTGGTCAACCTTTTGTTCTGATGAATCTTCAAAGAACTTGTATTGTTCTTTGGAGCATATGGTTATGGAGATCAAGAAATTGGTGTGTGAGAATAATAATGGTAGTAGGGTTTGGCTTTTGGGGATTTCAAGCTTTAAGACTTACATGAAGTGTAAGATTTCTCATCCTTCTTTGGAATCTATTTGGGAGCTTCATCCTTTCACTATTCCTGTTGGAAGCCTTAGCCTAACTTTAAACTTTGACAG TGATTTTCAAGGTCAAGAGAGAAGCAATGCATTATTCAAGAACCTAACTTGCTGTAGAGATTGTTcactaaattttgaaaaagaagctcaGAGCATAACCAATAATGTGAGCAGAAAAGTTAGCAGTGTTACTACTACTACCACCTTGCCAACATGGCTCCAAAATTGCAAAAAAGAAGACAAAATTCTCATAATAGAAGATGAG GAAAATACAATAAGACTTAAGGAAGTGTGCAAGAAATGGAACTCATTTTGCAATTCAGttcacaacaacaacaagagaCAGATTTcatcatcaattcatgaaaaacCAGTTTTGTTTGGTTCATCAACTCCATCATCTCCAACTTCTGTTTCATCATCACATGAATTATTAGCAAAATCTAACAACactcatcatcaccaaagccaGCACCTAATAAACTGGCCAATCATAAGCATTTCCACTGAGGAAAAAGTAGAACCAATCAGAGAATGTGAGTTACTATACACTGAAAATGGCAGTGATGAAAATTGTTGCTATGATGGCAACAACCTCATCATGTTCATGCCAGATCATAGAGAAGACAATAACAATGACAATGACAATAATGCCCTCCACCCTAAGCCAGATCTCTTGTCAAATCCAAACTCAAGTCCAAACTCAGCTTCTTCAAGTGAAGCAGTTGAAGGCTTAGACAGCACTCAGATGTTCAAAGAACTCAATGCTGAGAATCTCAAGATTCTCTCTGATGCATTGGACAGAAAAGTTCTTCATCTTCAACTTCCACAACACAACAAAGGCAAGATTGTTCATGAGATTGCAAGCACCATCCTTCAATGCAGATCAGGAATGATGAGCAACAAAAACAGATTGgtgaagagagaagaagagaagcaaGAGACTTGGATGGTGTTCTTGGGTTTGGACCATTCTTCAAATCAAGCCAAGGAGAGTGTCTCAAAGGAGATAGCTAAGGCTGTGTTTGGATCTTATGCTAACTTTGTAACAATTTCCATGAGCAATTTCCTCACTGATGAATCCAAACACTGCAATAAGAAGAAGAGGCCAAGGAATGAGTTTGGAAGCAGTTATCTTCAGAGGTTTGGTGAGGCAGTTAATGAGAATCCTCATAGAGTGTTCTTCATGGAAGATTTGGATCAAGTTGATAACTTTTCCCAAAAGGGTATCAAGAAAGCCATCGAGAGTGGTAGTTTGATGCTTCCTGGTTGTGAATCTGTTCCTCTCAAGGATGCCATTGTCATTTTCAGCTGCGAAAGTTTCTTCAGTTCTTCTTCTGATGAATGCAAAGGCAAAGGGAAagagaatggtgatgatgatgataacaAGATGGAGGAGAAAAGTTCCATGAGCCTTTGTTTGGATCTGAATATTGCCATTGAAGATGATGCTTCTAGAGGTGGAGACATTATTGGTATCTTAGAGTTAGTTGATAAGCAAATTAATTTTAGTGAACAAGAATTATCATGA